One genomic region from Evansella sp. LMS18 encodes:
- the odhB gene encoding 2-oxoglutarate dehydrogenase complex dihydrolipoyllysine-residue succinyltransferase, giving the protein MIEIKVPELAESVTEGTVAEWLKQPGDYVEKGEDLVELETDKVNVEISAEEAGVLKETLAEAGDTVKVGDVIAKIDASGEGSGDASSGSAEEKPADKGETSAEAQDTGSEAREEQQEETSGQQSRPIASPAARKLAREKGIDLNEISSRDPLGRVRKEDVLEHEAGQQKKAEPKQEKPKAQQSEAPKDNPAKPVERIRMSRRRQTIAKRLVEAQQTAAMLTTFNEVDMTNLMDLRKRRKDKFLDKNGVKLGFMSFFTKAVVGALKQYPYVNAEIQGDELVLKKFYDIGVAVSTEEGLVVPVLRDADRLDFAGIEREIGNLAKKAHDKKLGLNDLQGGTFTITNGGVFGSLFSTPILNTPQVGILGMHTVQMRPVAIDNERFENRPMMYIALSYDHRVIDGKDAVGFLVKVKELIEDPESLLLEG; this is encoded by the coding sequence ATGATAGAAATAAAAGTTCCTGAATTAGCAGAATCCGTTACAGAAGGCACGGTAGCAGAATGGCTTAAGCAGCCAGGTGACTACGTGGAAAAAGGGGAAGACCTCGTAGAGCTTGAAACAGATAAAGTAAATGTGGAAATTTCAGCCGAAGAAGCTGGTGTACTGAAGGAAACACTTGCAGAAGCAGGGGATACTGTAAAAGTAGGCGATGTGATTGCAAAAATTGATGCATCAGGAGAAGGGAGCGGTGACGCTTCCTCCGGTTCAGCAGAAGAAAAACCTGCAGATAAAGGTGAAACATCTGCAGAGGCGCAGGATACTGGAAGTGAAGCCCGGGAGGAACAGCAGGAAGAAACTTCCGGCCAGCAATCCCGTCCAATCGCATCTCCAGCAGCACGAAAGCTTGCGAGAGAAAAAGGAATCGACCTGAACGAGATTTCTTCAAGGGATCCTCTTGGAAGAGTCAGGAAAGAGGACGTCCTGGAGCATGAGGCAGGCCAGCAGAAAAAAGCTGAACCTAAGCAGGAAAAGCCAAAGGCTCAACAGTCAGAGGCACCTAAAGATAATCCAGCAAAACCAGTTGAAAGAATCCGCATGTCACGCCGCCGCCAGACAATCGCTAAACGCCTTGTTGAAGCGCAGCAGACAGCAGCCATGCTGACAACGTTTAACGAAGTGGACATGACAAACCTTATGGACCTTCGTAAACGCAGAAAAGATAAGTTCCTCGACAAAAACGGGGTTAAGCTTGGATTTATGTCATTCTTCACTAAAGCGGTAGTAGGGGCGTTAAAACAGTATCCTTACGTAAACGCAGAGATACAAGGTGATGAACTCGTTCTGAAGAAGTTCTATGATATTGGTGTGGCAGTGTCCACCGAAGAAGGTCTTGTTGTTCCGGTACTCAGGGATGCAGACAGACTGGACTTCGCAGGTATTGAACGTGAAATCGGCAACCTGGCTAAAAAAGCCCACGACAAAAAACTTGGATTAAACGACTTGCAGGGCGGAACGTTCACTATCACAAATGGAGGAGTATTTGGTTCCCTGTTCTCCACTCCTATCCTGAACACTCCACAGGTAGGTATCCTTGGAATGCATACTGTACAGATGCGCCCTGTCGCAATCGACAATGAGCGTTTTGAAAATCGCCCGATGATGTATATTGCTCTGTCATATGACCATCGTGTGATTGACGGAAAAGACGCTGTTGGATTCCTGGTTAAAGTAAAAGAATTAATAGAAGACCCTGAGTCCCTGTTGCTGGAAGGTTAA
- a CDS encoding HD domain-containing protein, translating into MVIHKAVAFASEAHAGQVRKTSDLPYVTHPVTAALFAQPFLTEADFPAEMKTNITCAVILHDVWEDTEIELAEIEHQFGKDITELVRGASEADKKKSWTERKTETINKAGKASLSLKYVICADKLHNLISMEESMEIAGESMWESFKKGRDKQKWYYESLYEALVENTDEPPFFLELKKQIETVFPD; encoded by the coding sequence ATGGTAATCCATAAAGCAGTTGCTTTTGCATCAGAAGCTCATGCTGGCCAGGTCAGAAAAACTTCGGATTTACCTTATGTCACCCACCCTGTTACTGCTGCACTGTTCGCCCAGCCCTTCCTGACTGAAGCAGACTTCCCTGCCGAGATGAAAACAAACATAACCTGTGCCGTAATACTCCACGATGTATGGGAAGACACAGAAATTGAACTCGCTGAGATTGAACACCAATTTGGCAAGGACATAACCGAGCTTGTCAGAGGGGCCTCCGAAGCAGATAAAAAGAAAAGCTGGACTGAAAGAAAAACAGAAACGATTAACAAGGCCGGCAAAGCTTCTCTTTCGTTAAAATATGTTATTTGTGCTGATAAGCTTCATAATCTCATATCAATGGAAGAGAGCATGGAGATTGCCGGAGAAAGTATGTGGGAATCTTTCAAAAAAGGCAGGGATAAACAAAAGTGGTATTATGAAAGCCTTTATGAGGCACTGGTTGAAAATACTGATGAGCCTCCTTTCTTTCTGGAACTGAAAAAACAGATTGAGACTGTTTTTCCTGATTAA
- a CDS encoding YjcZ family sporulation protein, which yields MSYYHYGYCKPGYSYGSGFALVLVLFILLVIIGAAVVRF from the coding sequence ATGAGTTACTACCACTACGGTTATTGTAAACCAGGATATAGCTATGGATCCGGTTTTGCTTTAGTACTTGTCCTGTTCATACTGCTCGTTATTATCGGAGCAGCAGTAGTACGATTCTAG
- a CDS encoding TVP38/TMEM64 family protein translates to MPKKLLIKLALFAAIILLLLWINQSYLRLHPEEIQERMLSLGWWAPFVFILIFALRPFVLFPASILAIAGGLSFGPFLGPLVTYIGSLSGAALSFLAVRKAGKSVVQRNWKGKGEKIQRRIEKNGFFYILALRLIPVINFDFVSYLSGLSRVRFSKYIGATMVGIIPGTLAFNLLGATFADLEWPLILLTALMFIIAFTVPVIIRKRMEKKNVPIDLLPDEQL, encoded by the coding sequence ATGCCGAAAAAATTATTAATCAAACTTGCACTATTTGCAGCGATAATATTACTGCTGCTCTGGATAAATCAGTCCTACCTTAGATTACATCCTGAAGAAATTCAGGAAAGAATGCTTTCCCTTGGCTGGTGGGCTCCATTTGTGTTCATATTAATTTTTGCTCTCCGGCCCTTTGTTTTATTTCCTGCTTCCATCCTCGCTATAGCAGGGGGACTGTCATTCGGACCGTTCCTGGGGCCGCTTGTGACTTATATTGGATCTTTATCAGGAGCAGCATTGTCGTTCCTGGCTGTCAGAAAAGCAGGGAAGTCAGTAGTCCAGCGGAACTGGAAAGGAAAAGGGGAAAAGATTCAGCGGAGAATTGAAAAAAACGGTTTTTTCTATATTCTGGCGCTGAGATTGATCCCGGTTATAAATTTTGACTTTGTAAGTTATTTATCCGGGCTTTCCCGGGTACGATTCAGTAAATATATAGGTGCTACGATGGTGGGAATTATTCCTGGTACTCTCGCTTTTAATCTGCTCGGAGCCACCTTTGCTGATTTGGAGTGGCCATTGATTCTGCTAACAGCTCTTATGTTTATTATTGCTTTTACAGTACCAGTCATCATAAGAAAACGTATGGAGAAGAAAAACGTTCCGATTGACCTTCTGCCGGACGAACAGCTTTGA
- the rarD gene encoding EamA family transporter RarD: protein MNNENSALKLGILSGAGAYIIWGLLPLYWKLLDHVPSEEVLAHRIIWSLVFVALLLLLMGKGKGFINEWKKILKQPRLIAGVTAAAVLITGNWYIYIWSVANERVVEASLGYYINPLVSVLLGVIFLKERLLKVQWVSVILAGVAVTILTAASGSFPYVALGLAFSFGLYGLTKKIVQVGALNGVALETLIMIPLAAGFLIIQHGLSSAVFYAGDTATFWLLAGAGAATAVPLLLFGAGAKRIPLSLMGFLQYVAPTMMLLLGIFLYGETFTAVHLAAYSIIWIALIMFTASRWVSYRKTRYSKKPVITGEEKTAVTAAKTH, encoded by the coding sequence ATGAACAATGAAAACAGCGCTTTAAAATTAGGGATACTTTCCGGGGCTGGAGCTTACATAATATGGGGTCTCCTTCCGTTATACTGGAAGCTGCTGGACCATGTTCCGTCGGAAGAAGTCCTGGCGCACAGAATTATCTGGTCCCTTGTATTCGTTGCCCTGTTGCTGTTGCTTATGGGCAAAGGAAAAGGTTTCATAAATGAATGGAAGAAAATACTTAAGCAGCCCCGGCTGATTGCAGGAGTGACTGCCGCAGCTGTATTAATTACAGGTAACTGGTATATTTATATATGGTCAGTGGCAAATGAACGGGTTGTAGAAGCAAGCCTTGGTTATTATATAAATCCCCTGGTGAGCGTGCTCCTCGGTGTTATTTTCCTTAAGGAACGGCTCTTGAAAGTTCAATGGGTTTCCGTGATTTTGGCTGGCGTGGCAGTCACTATACTGACAGCGGCATCCGGCTCTTTTCCATATGTCGCCTTGGGGCTGGCATTCAGTTTCGGCCTGTATGGGTTAACTAAAAAAATCGTACAGGTTGGCGCACTAAACGGGGTGGCCCTTGAAACGCTGATAATGATACCTCTTGCAGCCGGCTTCCTGATCATTCAGCACGGTTTATCATCAGCAGTGTTTTATGCAGGTGATACAGCGACTTTCTGGCTTTTAGCCGGCGCTGGTGCAGCAACTGCTGTTCCGCTTCTCTTATTCGGTGCCGGTGCTAAAAGAATTCCTTTGTCTCTTATGGGCTTCCTTCAGTACGTTGCCCCTACGATGATGCTGCTGTTAGGAATCTTTTTGTACGGAGAAACCTTCACCGCTGTTCATCTTGCTGCCTATTCAATTATCTGGATTGCTCTGATTATGTTTACTGCAAGCCGATGGGTTTCATACAGGAAAACAAGATACAGCAAAAAGCCGGTTATAACCGGCGAAGAAAAAACTGCTGTAACAGCAGCCAAAACACACTAG
- a CDS encoding phosphotransferase enzyme family protein: MMKILKLEIDSFNEGTVGLMKKEAKQFFTDEILHKGAELFSADKVTLTELAGFENFIYGVRNKNNQETILRFCHSSHRSGEQIEAEMDWLRYLKNEGAAVCGPLPSMNGKLMEEIKTEGTSFFVSMFEKAQGQAVKIQENRNNLQLFFDWGKAVGELHRLTGKYKPSPYLPALREDYMEMSSKLFADFMPEDPDVRNKTYELISLISALPKTNNVYGLTHTDLHSGNFFYDNTRLWIFDFDDCSYHYFIHDLAMPLYYSVWMFDGTTEERTAFSEQFFTAFLKGYLSENHLPVEEIEKIHLFLRLRDCDLYGILHHEWEPEDLTEQRKEVLQKIRERIVRESPVVNLPYDKIYNQAMEERGKRMPSG, encoded by the coding sequence ATGATGAAAATCTTGAAACTTGAAATTGATTCATTTAATGAAGGGACAGTGGGGCTGATGAAAAAAGAAGCGAAACAATTTTTTACCGATGAGATACTCCATAAAGGCGCCGAGTTATTCTCAGCTGATAAGGTAACTTTAACTGAGCTTGCAGGTTTTGAAAATTTCATCTACGGTGTACGCAATAAAAATAATCAGGAAACCATATTAAGATTCTGCCACTCCAGCCACCGTTCAGGAGAGCAAATTGAAGCTGAAATGGACTGGCTCCGTTATTTAAAAAACGAAGGCGCAGCAGTATGCGGCCCCCTTCCATCAATGAACGGGAAGCTTATGGAGGAGATTAAAACAGAAGGCACATCTTTCTTTGTCAGTATGTTTGAAAAAGCTCAAGGCCAGGCAGTGAAAATCCAGGAAAACAGGAATAATCTTCAACTTTTCTTCGACTGGGGTAAGGCTGTGGGCGAGCTTCACAGGCTGACAGGTAAATATAAGCCATCACCCTACCTGCCGGCTCTGAGAGAAGATTATATGGAAATGTCCAGCAAACTGTTTGCTGATTTTATGCCAGAAGACCCTGATGTGAGAAATAAAACGTACGAATTAATCAGCCTGATTTCTGCGTTGCCTAAGACAAACAACGTATACGGTCTTACACACACAGATCTCCATTCAGGGAATTTCTTTTATGATAACACCCGGCTCTGGATTTTCGACTTTGACGATTGCTCCTACCATTATTTCATACACGACCTTGCAATGCCTTTATATTATTCTGTCTGGATGTTTGACGGGACAACAGAAGAACGCACAGCATTCAGCGAACAATTTTTCACTGCCTTTTTGAAAGGGTATTTATCGGAAAACCATCTCCCTGTCGAAGAAATCGAAAAAATCCATCTGTTTCTCCGGCTGAGAGACTGTGATTTATATGGAATTCTCCACCATGAATGGGAACCGGAAGATCTTACTGAGCAAAGAAAAGAAGTTTTACAGAAAATCAGGGAGCGAATTGTCAGGGAATCTCCCGTCGTTAACCTTCCTTATGATAAAATATATAATCAGGCAATGGAAGAGCGGGGAAAAAGGATGCCTTCAGGCTGA
- a CDS encoding aromatic acid exporter family protein encodes MLFLKNFTNKWIGHRVLKTGVAVFLTAAVCNALGFPAVFAVITAIVTLEPTASDSIKKGLVRFPASAIGAALAVFFVSVLGPSPLTFALAATLTIYICQKLRLEQGTLVAALTSVAMIPDVHDHFFLAFLTRLGTTTIGLTVSTVINLLLLPPDYTGTVSERIKIHKQELADLLKKTVTRFTDEEHIQHSEPQKKDYSKLRKNIDRTEELIIFQKKEWKYHRFRYSDYRNLSGLEKQLHILQRAVLHLGNLQYVHVDPKAGFNDYEKELLINTADFMAYYFRNLEEDFSDSYYHTINEVDQYLKYDFTAGQKKSGEYFHHFHAKTVIFYELLSIHDTLEELHQQYSKNLKRKGNWAHDGEI; translated from the coding sequence ATGCTCTTCCTTAAGAATTTTACGAACAAATGGATTGGGCACCGGGTGCTGAAAACCGGAGTTGCGGTTTTCCTCACTGCCGCTGTTTGCAATGCACTTGGGTTTCCAGCTGTATTTGCGGTTATTACAGCAATCGTTACACTCGAGCCCACCGCTTCCGATTCTATAAAAAAGGGACTTGTCCGTTTTCCTGCCTCAGCGATTGGGGCAGCCCTGGCCGTCTTTTTTGTGTCAGTGCTCGGTCCTTCGCCGCTGACATTTGCCCTGGCGGCAACACTTACTATCTATATTTGCCAGAAACTTCGTCTGGAACAAGGGACACTCGTAGCTGCACTCACTTCAGTTGCGATGATACCAGACGTACATGACCACTTTTTTCTTGCCTTTCTCACGAGGCTTGGAACAACAACAATCGGTCTTACAGTATCCACGGTGATAAATCTTCTGCTTCTGCCTCCCGATTATACTGGGACTGTCTCAGAAAGGATAAAGATCCATAAACAGGAGCTTGCCGATTTGCTTAAAAAAACAGTGACTCGCTTTACTGACGAAGAACATATTCAGCACAGCGAACCACAAAAGAAAGACTACAGCAAATTAAGGAAGAATATTGACAGAACAGAGGAACTAATTATTTTTCAGAAAAAAGAATGGAAGTACCACCGTTTCCGTTACAGTGATTACAGGAATCTCTCAGGCCTGGAAAAACAGCTCCATATTCTGCAGAGAGCTGTTCTCCATCTTGGGAATCTCCAGTATGTACATGTTGACCCTAAAGCTGGTTTTAACGATTACGAAAAGGAGCTATTAATTAATACAGCCGATTTTATGGCTTACTATTTCAGAAACCTGGAAGAGGACTTTTCAGATAGCTACTATCATACTATTAATGAGGTCGATCAATATTTGAAATATGACTTTACTGCAGGGCAGAAAAAAAGCGGGGAATATTTCCATCACTTCCATGCCAAAACGGTCATATTCTATGAACTGCTTTCCATCCACGATACGCTGGAAGAATTACATCAGCAGTACAGCAAAAATTTAAAAAGAAAAGGAAATTGGGCCCATGACGGGGAAATTTAA